One part of the Cyclobacteriaceae bacterium genome encodes these proteins:
- a CDS encoding PASTA domain-containing protein: protein MKDIIKNHSSTLGGVLLSIGLTSAIGLILLLFYFYVYLPASTNHGETITVPSVEGLNITELENFLVKRNLRYEVNDSSYTDDYPPLTVLRQFPAAGAKVKENRVIYISVNRVTPPTVPMPNLVDGSLINAEAVLRGNELKRGRIQLVRGPFLNLVKEMRYEGEKILPGTRIPKGSVIDLVVEDGGSNTVPAPDVRGYTLEDAKIPIFGSNLNLGQIHVVGDTTGREAIVVLKQKPPANQNIKVGDVVELWVGKKGTPVPDDEEDGTDDQDNF from the coding sequence ATGAAAGACATCATAAAAAACCATTCTTCAACCTTAGGCGGGGTCCTGCTGAGCATTGGCTTAACTTCGGCAATCGGGTTAATCCTGTTGCTCTTTTATTTTTATGTGTACCTTCCGGCTTCTACCAACCATGGCGAAACCATTACCGTACCCAGCGTGGAAGGTTTGAATATTACTGAGCTCGAAAACTTTTTAGTAAAACGAAATCTGCGCTACGAAGTAAACGACTCGTCATATACCGATGATTACCCACCGCTTACGGTGCTTCGCCAGTTTCCGGCAGCTGGCGCCAAGGTAAAAGAAAACCGGGTGATCTATATTTCGGTAAATCGTGTTACCCCACCCACGGTGCCCATGCCCAATTTGGTGGATGGCTCATTGATCAATGCGGAGGCTGTTTTACGGGGCAATGAATTAAAACGCGGACGCATCCAGCTTGTGCGTGGCCCCTTTTTAAACCTGGTGAAAGAAATGCGCTATGAAGGCGAGAAAATATTGCCCGGTACGCGTATACCAAAAGGCTCAGTAATTGACCTGGTGGTGGAAGATGGTGGCAGCAATACGGTGCCGGCACCGGATGTGCGCGGCTATACGTTGGAGGATGCCAAAATCCCCATCTTCGGCTCAAACCTTAACCTGGGCCAAATTCATGTGGTAGGCGATACCACTGGCCGCGAGGCCATTGTGGTGCTGAAACAAAAGCCACCGGCAAACCAAAATATTAAGGTGGGCGATGTCGTTGAGCTATGGGTAGGCAAAAAAGGAACACCCGTGCCTGACGATGAGGAAGATGGAACGGATGACCAGGATAATTTTTAA
- a CDS encoding T9SS type A sorting domain-containing protein, with protein sequence MTIGKQFLFLILCSFPLVALAQLKRYPIQQPANPEAAFAKTKSLEPMSLPFWDDFSAPASSDTLWSNKATVWINTSMAIDPPTIGVATFDGLNENGTPYSPNPDQTLEVGLTDSLESRRIKMTEVGLFQRNSVFLSFYYQWGGHGETPDANDYLQLEFRNQQGAWEIIRTLRPNRATERFDEFYSVIIRINEDRFYHDDFQFRFRSFGRRSGRFDTWHLDYVYLNRGRTETDLTYPDRAIRKTLSPLFEKYYAVPYKHFKQEKTITPPAYAVYNLSNILTTLSYLTYGTFVNYFDDDSESVFEENLNGTDTSSISLGFGVPPFVNIPVDVEYIPDPDNHDHFDPQAKRVEVSLKIRVFTGDVIDLKTGNPSPGYLPIYEPIDFRANDTIRQHYTLHNYYAYDDGVAEYSAGLTQPGNIVAYRFTMQTSEPDTINGVYVHYPVTSGVSASNTTFYIWGDTNGEPGPLLLEELVPVERKTNNEFILREFIQSARVQGVFYIGWRQPATGRVQVGLDTGNDTGNQIFVNTTGSWIPNTDVKGSLMLRPRFGKGNVVTSSEGRQQPEVSIYPNPNFGEFFMEGEPQGLTILNAGGHPVVFETEQLDNRMRITITYPIRGLYLVRYFNGTAWQTKKIVVQD encoded by the coding sequence ATGACTATCGGAAAGCAATTTCTTTTTTTAATTCTCTGCTCTTTCCCTTTGGTTGCCCTGGCGCAACTGAAACGCTACCCCATTCAGCAACCTGCTAACCCGGAAGCAGCGTTTGCAAAAACCAAAAGCCTGGAACCCATGTCGCTTCCCTTTTGGGATGATTTTTCTGCACCCGCCAGCAGCGACACCCTGTGGAGCAACAAAGCAACCGTATGGATTAATACCAGCATGGCCATTGACCCACCTACTATTGGTGTGGCCACCTTCGATGGATTGAATGAAAATGGCACACCCTATAGCCCAAACCCCGACCAGACACTGGAGGTAGGGTTAACCGATAGCCTAGAGTCAAGAAGAATTAAAATGACCGAGGTTGGGCTTTTTCAGCGCAACTCCGTTTTTCTCAGTTTTTACTATCAGTGGGGTGGCCATGGCGAAACACCCGATGCCAATGATTATTTACAACTTGAATTCAGGAACCAGCAAGGCGCATGGGAAATCATCCGGACCCTACGGCCTAACCGGGCTACCGAACGGTTCGATGAATTTTACAGTGTGATCATTCGCATAAATGAAGATCGCTTTTACCATGATGATTTTCAATTCCGGTTTCGTTCGTTCGGCCGCAGGTCCGGACGTTTTGATACCTGGCACCTCGACTATGTTTACCTGAACCGGGGAAGAACGGAAACCGATCTCACCTACCCGGACAGGGCGATACGCAAAACACTCTCACCTTTATTTGAAAAATACTATGCTGTTCCTTACAAACATTTCAAACAAGAAAAAACAATTACACCTCCTGCCTATGCGGTTTACAATTTAAGTAACATCCTCACAACACTGTCTTACTTAACGTATGGAACATTCGTAAATTACTTTGATGATGACAGCGAATCTGTGTTTGAAGAAAACCTCAACGGAACCGATACATCATCCATCAGCCTTGGGTTTGGTGTTCCTCCTTTCGTGAATATTCCGGTTGATGTGGAGTACATTCCTGATCCCGACAACCATGATCATTTCGATCCCCAGGCAAAACGTGTTGAAGTTTCGTTAAAGATCAGGGTTTTTACCGGTGATGTTATTGACCTGAAAACCGGCAATCCTTCCCCCGGCTATTTACCCATTTATGAACCCATTGATTTCAGGGCTAACGATACCATACGGCAGCATTACACCTTGCACAATTACTATGCTTACGATGATGGTGTTGCTGAATATTCAGCAGGGTTGACACAACCCGGAAATATTGTGGCCTACCGTTTTACCATGCAAACCTCCGAACCAGATACCATTAATGGCGTGTATGTTCACTACCCCGTTACGTCAGGTGTTTCGGCATCCAACACTACCTTTTACATCTGGGGTGATACCAACGGTGAACCTGGTCCTCTTTTGTTGGAAGAGTTGGTTCCTGTGGAGCGCAAAACGAATAACGAGTTTATTCTTCGCGAGTTCATCCAATCGGCCCGCGTACAAGGTGTATTTTACATCGGTTGGCGCCAACCGGCAACAGGACGCGTGCAGGTTGGGCTTGATACCGGCAACGATACCGGCAACCAGATTTTTGTAAACACAACAGGTAGTTGGATACCCAATACCGATGTAAAAGGAAGCCTGATGTTACGCCCCAGGTTTGGAAAGGGTAATGTAGTAACCTCATCAGAAGGACGGCAACAACCAGAAGTCTCAATCTACCCCAATCCCAATTTTGGGGAGTTTTTTATGGAAGGTGAACCCCAGGGGTTAACTATACTCAATGCCGGGGGGCATCCGGTGGTGTTTGAAACCGAACAGCTCGACAACCGAATGCGTATTACGATTACGTATCCAATCCGTGGCCTATACCTGGTTCGTTATTTCAACGGCACTGCCTGGCAAACAAAAAAGATCGTTGTCCAGGACTAA
- a CDS encoding site-2 protease family protein, translating to MSKEAKRIILQVFLFIATFITTTIAGAEWTYGKSVYGPFTWADFFSGMHFSVPFLLILTVHEFGHYFTARYYRVNSSLPYYIPMPPFPFSIGTMGAVIRLRERITSKKINFDIGIAGPLAGFVMAMIVLIYGFTNLPPAEYIFQIHPEYEQYGLEYADKVYGQQEGIVDVVIGKNLLFLFFEKFVADPERMPNPHEIMHYPYLFAGFLALIFTALNLLPIGQLDGGHVLYGLIGFRLHKLVASIIFISFVFYAGLGLVHPLMPFEDLIIYIPAYVIFLTLCFRGLKLPMRDTVMYALLVFAGQFMLSWFDPSLQGYTGWLLFAFIIGRLAGVEHPPSEIEEPLDSNRQVLGWIALIIFAICFSPNPIELTSY from the coding sequence ATGAGTAAGGAAGCCAAACGTATTATCCTCCAGGTTTTTCTGTTTATTGCCACTTTTATAACCACTACAATAGCCGGTGCAGAATGGACATACGGGAAGTCTGTTTATGGCCCTTTTACCTGGGCCGATTTTTTCTCGGGCATGCATTTCTCTGTTCCGTTTTTGCTTATTCTTACCGTGCATGAGTTTGGCCATTACTTCACAGCCCGGTATTACCGGGTAAATTCAAGTTTGCCCTATTATATCCCCATGCCACCGTTTCCATTTTCTATAGGCACCATGGGCGCTGTTATCCGTTTACGTGAGCGCATAACATCAAAAAAGATAAACTTTGATATTGGAATTGCCGGGCCGTTGGCAGGATTCGTAATGGCTATGATTGTATTGATTTATGGATTTACAAATCTGCCTCCTGCCGAATACATTTTTCAGATTCATCCGGAGTATGAACAGTACGGATTAGAGTATGCCGATAAAGTTTATGGACAGCAAGAGGGTATTGTTGATGTGGTTATTGGTAAAAACTTGTTGTTTTTATTTTTTGAAAAATTTGTGGCAGATCCGGAACGTATGCCTAACCCGCATGAGATCATGCACTATCCCTATCTTTTTGCGGGTTTCCTTGCCTTGATCTTTACGGCTTTAAATCTTTTGCCCATAGGCCAGTTAGATGGTGGGCATGTACTTTATGGGCTGATCGGATTCCGGCTTCATAAACTGGTGGCTTCTATCATCTTCATCAGTTTTGTTTTTTATGCCGGGTTAGGGTTGGTCCATCCACTCATGCCGTTCGAAGATTTGATTATTTACATTCCGGCATACGTTATTTTTCTTACCCTCTGCTTTCGCGGACTGAAGTTACCGATGCGCGATACAGTAATGTACGCACTTCTTGTTTTTGCCGGGCAGTTTATGCTAAGTTGGTTCGATCCTTCTTTACAAGGTTATACGGGATGGTTGCTGTTTGCCTTTATCATTGGAAGATTAGCAGGTGTGGAACATCCGCCTTCAGAAATTGAAGAGCCTTTGGATAGCAATCGCCAGGTTTTAGGTTGGATCGCCCTGATCATTTTTGCAATTTGCTTTAGCCCAAACCCGATTGAGCTTACTTCGTACTGA
- a CDS encoding HAD family phosphatase: protein MIPRNLIFDLGGVIIDLSVERTIQSICDLSGVRPDQVRHAYRTHTEFYAYERGEITDAEFRQVLQRIFSFSAPDEQIDSAWNAMLVQLPVAKLQLLDRLKKRFSVAVLSNTNNIHLSFVNQSMLPQVDAFSSLNDYFHVHYYSHLVGKRKPESQIFTQVLDENNYVPEQTLFLDDNKENIEAAAALGIQTFLVEHPDRVLDYFRNYE from the coding sequence TTGATTCCCAGAAATCTGATTTTCGATCTCGGTGGTGTAATCATCGATTTATCCGTTGAGCGAACCATCCAGTCGATTTGTGATTTATCGGGCGTTAGACCCGACCAGGTTCGGCATGCTTACCGTACGCATACTGAGTTTTATGCCTATGAACGGGGCGAAATTACTGATGCGGAATTTCGACAGGTTTTACAGCGGATTTTCTCATTCTCGGCCCCTGATGAACAAATCGATAGCGCATGGAATGCCATGCTTGTTCAATTACCTGTTGCCAAACTTCAGTTGCTGGACAGGCTAAAAAAAAGGTTTTCAGTGGCCGTGCTGAGTAATACCAATAACATCCACCTCAGCTTTGTGAACCAATCAATGCTGCCGCAGGTTGACGCATTTTCCTCGCTTAACGATTACTTTCATGTTCACTATTACTCGCACCTGGTAGGCAAACGTAAACCTGAATCCCAAATATTTACGCAGGTGCTGGACGAAAATAATTATGTTCCGGAACAAACTTTATTCCTGGACGATAACAAAGAGAACATCGAAGCCGCTGCTGCGTTAGGCATACAAACATTTTTGGTGGAACATCCCGATCGCGTGTTGGATTATTTCAGGAATTATGAGTAA
- a CDS encoding gliding motility-associated C-terminal domain-containing protein, with protein MKQVYFRLVLAFLFSAPLAGSAQTPALKFIKNKGQWPESIDFAARTPAGRLMLSPGHFSLYLFDQQKANEAHLRLHDHINESDGTEEMDDKMDGHHVQIRFSGALALKSPVASLPSKEYYNFFLGNDTSQWASRASAFGEIVYPDLYTGIDLRISSVNQNLKYDFIVKPDAYAGQVQIEINGADQLYLDHGNVIVGTSVGYLIEKKPFTYQVINGEKCEVKSEYTLTNNTLSFRFPEGYDACYELVIDPLLIFSTFSGSTADNWGSTATPGERGTLYSSGIANNINFGGTFPATPGAFQTTYGGNYDIAILKYDSTGSQLLYASYIGGSGNETPHSLVMDEKSQDLIVLGTTSSFNFPTTTSALSTMFNGGIPLGTNVIPYPFGSDIVLSRISKEGDQLIASTYLGGSQNDGLNQPGSPLVRNYGDEMRGDVITDTLGNIYISSVTNSPDFPGVNSFSTTYRGGGSDAVVVKMDAMLTQIIWSAFVGGNNFDASHTIKFDSAFAIYLGGGTSSADFPTTTNSYQSLIAGGVDGWIMKISSEGDSIAYSTFTGTSDFDQVYFIDLDRNGDVYTYGQTNGNFPVTPGVYSNANSGQFVQKFNGELNTLIFSTRFGSGIGIPNISPTAFLVNDCNNLYMSGWGGLINSGLGYWNSNTSGMPVTNDALQKTTSGSDFYFIVLTADASELLYATYLGGNISRTHVDGGTSRFDKSGIVYHAVCSGCRSLSATGLPSSDFPTTDEAWSRTNNSANCNNAAFKFDLSSLRARLQTNSVAFDAPGLDVLCYPDTIRFQNFSTGGEFYEWDLGDGTKLVKTDTTSFLHQYQNEGTYLVKLRAVDLNTCVGVDSAFKTVRVFRNLLKAQEDDVICYGTSYQLTGNGGVGYQWSTEDGPLNTTLVKPEESIRYFVVITDSNGCFNKDTVDIEVVPFIDVQFDYKLVPDCISRSQVYVVNKTEQKADENYLIDFGDGNTTDLPEAIHAYNQDGAYTLKVTGIKEFCVYEKQVTLPIYTILAPNVITPESTPGQNDRFVIQYGAGGKTPADAGLTVGLTIHNRWGGKVFESANYQYDWSAKDLDAGIYYYTVTIGDQALCKSWLHVVK; from the coding sequence ATGAAACAGGTTTACTTCAGGTTAGTACTAGCATTTCTTTTCAGTGCTCCGTTGGCCGGATCAGCACAAACACCTGCTTTAAAATTTATCAAGAATAAAGGTCAGTGGCCTGAGTCAATAGATTTTGCAGCACGTACACCGGCTGGAAGATTGATGCTTTCACCGGGTCATTTCTCCCTGTATTTGTTTGATCAGCAAAAAGCTAATGAAGCGCATTTACGATTGCACGATCATATAAATGAATCAGATGGAACAGAGGAGATGGACGACAAGATGGATGGACATCATGTGCAAATACGGTTTTCTGGTGCGCTTGCCTTAAAGTCACCGGTAGCATCCCTGCCATCAAAGGAATATTATAATTTTTTTCTGGGCAATGATACATCCCAATGGGCTTCGCGGGCGAGTGCGTTTGGTGAAATTGTTTATCCTGATTTATATACTGGAATTGATCTTCGGATTAGTTCTGTCAATCAAAATCTCAAGTATGATTTTATCGTAAAGCCTGATGCCTATGCAGGGCAGGTGCAAATTGAAATAAATGGCGCAGATCAACTTTACCTTGATCATGGAAATGTTATCGTGGGTACTTCAGTTGGCTATCTGATCGAAAAGAAACCCTTTACGTACCAGGTCATCAACGGAGAGAAGTGTGAGGTAAAAAGTGAATACACTCTAACCAATAACACACTGAGCTTTCGTTTTCCGGAAGGATATGATGCCTGTTATGAATTGGTGATTGACCCGTTGCTTATTTTCTCTACCTTTTCTGGTTCAACGGCTGATAATTGGGGAAGTACCGCCACACCGGGTGAGCGTGGCACCTTATATTCATCGGGCATTGCCAACAATATTAATTTTGGAGGCACTTTTCCGGCAACGCCCGGTGCTTTTCAAACGACCTATGGTGGTAATTACGACATCGCCATCCTCAAATATGATTCCACCGGTAGCCAGTTATTGTATGCCAGTTACATTGGCGGATCGGGCAATGAAACACCGCATAGTCTGGTGATGGACGAAAAATCTCAGGATTTAATAGTATTGGGCACAACCAGTTCCTTTAACTTTCCCACCACCACATCTGCACTCAGCACTATGTTTAACGGGGGAATTCCTTTAGGGACAAATGTTATACCTTATCCCTTTGGGTCAGATATTGTTTTGTCGCGGATCAGTAAAGAGGGTGATCAATTAATAGCTTCAACTTATCTGGGCGGTTCCCAAAACGATGGACTGAACCAGCCCGGTAGTCCGCTGGTGCGAAACTATGGAGATGAAATGCGGGGCGATGTGATTACCGATACCCTGGGAAACATCTACATCAGCTCCGTTACAAACTCACCAGACTTTCCGGGTGTGAATAGTTTCAGTACAACCTATCGGGGTGGAGGAAGTGATGCGGTTGTGGTGAAAATGGATGCTATGCTTACGCAGATTATCTGGTCTGCTTTTGTAGGCGGAAATAATTTTGATGCATCACATACGATCAAGTTCGATAGTGCCTTCGCGATTTACCTGGGTGGCGGAACGTCTAGCGCTGATTTCCCGACCACGACTAATTCGTATCAATCATTAATAGCAGGAGGCGTGGATGGCTGGATCATGAAAATTTCTTCTGAGGGTGATTCCATTGCATATTCCACCTTCACGGGCACATCGGATTTTGACCAGGTTTATTTTATTGATCTTGACAGGAATGGTGATGTATATACATACGGACAAACCAACGGAAATTTTCCGGTAACGCCAGGTGTGTACAGCAATGCTAACAGTGGTCAGTTTGTGCAGAAGTTTAATGGCGAATTAAATACATTGATATTTTCTACAAGGTTCGGATCCGGTATAGGCATACCGAATATTTCACCTACAGCATTTTTGGTCAATGATTGTAACAACCTGTATATGTCGGGCTGGGGTGGTTTAATCAATAGCGGGTTGGGGTATTGGAATTCCAATACTTCAGGAATGCCGGTTACCAACGATGCCTTGCAAAAAACAACCAGCGGTTCTGATTTCTATTTTATAGTGCTTACGGCTGACGCCTCAGAACTTTTGTATGCCACGTACCTCGGAGGAAACATATCGCGTACCCATGTTGATGGTGGCACCAGCCGGTTTGATAAAAGCGGGATTGTTTACCATGCGGTGTGTTCCGGTTGCCGTTCGCTTAGTGCTACCGGGTTACCAAGTTCAGATTTTCCGACTACAGATGAAGCGTGGTCGCGTACCAATAACAGTGCGAACTGTAACAACGCTGCTTTTAAATTTGATCTTTCTTCATTGCGGGCACGCCTCCAAACCAACTCAGTAGCGTTTGATGCGCCCGGCCTGGATGTGTTGTGTTATCCGGATACGATCAGGTTTCAGAACTTCAGTACAGGCGGAGAATTTTATGAATGGGATTTGGGTGATGGTACTAAACTGGTAAAGACCGACACAACTTCATTTTTGCATCAGTACCAAAATGAAGGAACGTACCTGGTTAAGTTGCGTGCTGTTGATCTGAACACTTGCGTTGGGGTTGATTCAGCTTTTAAAACCGTACGCGTTTTCAGGAATTTATTAAAAGCCCAGGAGGATGATGTTATTTGCTACGGAACATCCTATCAGCTTACTGGGAATGGGGGCGTAGGTTACCAATGGAGCACAGAGGATGGGCCTTTAAATACTACGTTGGTTAAACCTGAAGAAAGTATACGATACTTTGTGGTCATAACTGATAGCAATGGTTGCTTTAATAAAGATACTGTTGATATAGAAGTTGTGCCCTTTATTGATGTTCAGTTCGATTATAAGCTTGTGCCTGATTGCATTAGCCGGTCCCAGGTTTACGTAGTAAATAAAACCGAACAAAAAGCTGATGAGAATTACCTGATTGATTTTGGTGATGGCAACACCACCGATTTACCGGAAGCTATCCATGCTTATAATCAGGATGGAGCTTACACCCTTAAGGTGACAGGCATAAAAGAGTTTTGTGTTTATGAAAAGCAAGTCACGCTTCCAATCTACACGATTTTGGCGCCCAATGTAATTACGCCCGAATCAACCCCCGGCCAAAACGATAGGTTTGTAATCCAATACGGGGCGGGAGGCAAAACGCCTGCTGATGCAGGGCTTACCGTAGGCCTTACCATTCACAATCGCTGGGGCGGCAAAGTATTTGAGTCAGCCAATTACCAGTATGATTGGTCGGCCAAGGATTTGGATGCCGGTATTTATTACTATACTGTTACCATTGGCGATCAGGCCTTATGCAAAAGCTGGCTGCATGTGGTGAAGTAG
- a CDS encoding FtsX-like permease family protein, with protein sequence MIEYIIKLKRKTRNIFQDRWVWTMAWRDARQNFSRLFLFAASLITGIAAVVSLDSLNESLQQDIDRNAKELLGADLVVNGNKKFEPELLALFDSTKFPQAREADMASMVLFVNSGQSRLIRLVSLEGDFPFYGSIETLPPDAYQKMRHEGFALLDETLASQYEVSSGDSIRIGNSYFEVAGVVTKIPGGGGILSTFTPSVYIAMAQLDSTGLVQYGSRINYRNYFKTESEAQTELLVTTLKTEVRKYGHGYDTVQERKEELGEAFQSVYRFFSLLAFVALILGCIGVASSVHIYAREKRDEVAVLRCVGSSGWQAFNIYFIQIFLLGIIGSLIGASLGLTIQQIIPVAFKGLLPVEVTFSVSWLSFWKGIMVGTVVSLLFSMLPLMAVRFVPPLAVLRADFEPTKIFSKARLFIIILIALFPLVFAALQTRNLLIGLSFFAGLAVALGALTLMAILLLYLVRRFFPSNSSFIWRHALSNLYRPNNQTRVLMVAIGLGAFIITTLNIVEKSLLGQVEFSGQKNQSNTILFDIQPSQKDGVVKLMEENNLTVNQVVPIVTCRLKELKNKTVEEVQQDTTDRVPNWALTREYRVTYRDSLHLSEELIRGDLQHKTLGRDSVWVTISEGLHEELGVREGDSLVFDVQGIPVKVFISGIRKVNWPKDPPNFIFVFPTGVLEEAPQVYVTATRIDDQQAANRFQQQLIMQYPNVSLIDLRLILSTVNDLFNKLGAVIRFLALFSIVTGLVVLTGAVINSKYVRMKENVLLRTIGARTKQIIKITLIEYAYLGLFSALTGMLLSLGGGYLLTTFFFKITFAFNGLEVVTITGGVVLLTMVIGWWNSREVIATPPLQVLRKEG encoded by the coding sequence ATGATCGAGTATATCATAAAGCTTAAGCGTAAAACCCGCAATATTTTTCAGGACCGATGGGTGTGGACGATGGCATGGCGCGATGCCCGTCAAAATTTCTCACGGTTATTTCTATTTGCTGCTTCGTTGATTACCGGAATTGCCGCGGTAGTTTCATTGGATTCACTGAATGAATCATTGCAACAGGATATAGACCGTAATGCGAAGGAGTTACTGGGTGCCGATCTGGTTGTTAACGGAAATAAAAAATTTGAACCTGAGTTGCTCGCCCTCTTCGATTCCACCAAATTTCCGCAAGCACGTGAAGCCGACATGGCTTCGATGGTATTGTTTGTAAACTCCGGGCAATCACGCCTGATCAGGCTGGTATCACTGGAAGGTGATTTTCCTTTTTATGGAAGCATTGAAACGTTGCCACCGGATGCTTACCAAAAAATGCGGCATGAAGGTTTTGCCTTGCTGGATGAAACCCTGGCCAGTCAGTATGAAGTCAGCTCAGGCGATTCGATCCGTATTGGCAACTCATATTTTGAAGTAGCCGGAGTGGTTACAAAGATTCCTGGGGGTGGCGGTATTTTATCCACGTTTACACCTTCGGTTTACATTGCCATGGCACAACTGGATTCAACCGGGCTGGTTCAGTATGGCAGTCGCATAAATTATAGAAACTACTTTAAAACAGAGAGTGAGGCACAAACGGAGTTGTTGGTGACCACACTTAAAACAGAAGTACGAAAATATGGACATGGTTATGATACTGTTCAGGAGCGAAAGGAAGAGTTAGGGGAGGCGTTTCAATCGGTATACCGCTTCTTTTCCTTGCTGGCCTTTGTAGCGCTTATTCTGGGTTGCATTGGAGTGGCCAGTTCCGTACATATTTATGCGCGCGAAAAACGCGATGAAGTGGCCGTGCTTCGTTGTGTGGGATCGTCCGGATGGCAAGCGTTTAATATTTATTTCATTCAGATTTTTTTATTGGGCATTATCGGTAGTCTGATAGGTGCGTCTTTGGGGTTAACCATTCAACAGATTATTCCGGTTGCGTTTAAGGGATTGCTTCCGGTAGAAGTCACCTTCTCGGTATCATGGCTATCCTTCTGGAAGGGGATTATGGTGGGTACAGTTGTATCGCTTTTGTTTTCTATGCTTCCGCTGATGGCGGTGAGGTTTGTTCCACCATTAGCCGTTCTACGTGCAGACTTTGAACCCACTAAAATTTTTTCAAAGGCTCGTTTGTTCATTATCATACTCATCGCCTTATTCCCCTTAGTGTTCGCAGCGCTGCAGACACGCAACCTTCTTATAGGGCTTTCATTTTTTGCAGGACTTGCTGTGGCTTTAGGTGCGTTGACACTAATGGCCATTCTGTTGCTATACCTCGTCCGTAGATTTTTTCCGTCAAATTCTTCTTTTATCTGGCGACATGCATTGTCTAATCTTTACCGCCCCAATAATCAAACACGGGTTTTGATGGTGGCCATCGGGTTGGGTGCTTTTATTATCACCACCTTAAATATTGTAGAAAAGAGTTTATTAGGTCAGGTCGAGTTTAGCGGGCAAAAGAATCAATCCAACACCATACTATTTGACATTCAGCCATCACAGAAAGACGGTGTGGTAAAATTGATGGAAGAGAATAACCTTACCGTTAATCAGGTTGTGCCTATTGTAACCTGTCGCTTAAAGGAACTGAAGAATAAAACCGTGGAAGAAGTTCAGCAAGACACCACCGATCGGGTTCCGAATTGGGCGTTGACACGTGAGTATCGCGTAACGTATCGTGACAGCCTGCATCTTTCTGAAGAACTTATCAGAGGTGACCTTCAACATAAAACCCTTGGCCGTGATTCGGTGTGGGTTACCATATCCGAGGGATTACATGAAGAGCTGGGTGTTAGGGAGGGTGATTCATTGGTATTTGATGTTCAGGGAATACCGGTTAAAGTTTTTATCAGTGGTATACGTAAAGTAAACTGGCCAAAGGATCCGCCTAATTTTATTTTTGTATTTCCAACCGGTGTGTTGGAAGAGGCTCCACAGGTTTATGTTACCGCAACCCGCATTGACGACCAACAGGCGGCCAACCGTTTTCAACAGCAACTCATTATGCAGTACCCCAATGTGTCACTTATTGATTTGAGGTTGATACTGAGTACAGTAAATGATTTGTTTAACAAACTTGGTGCGGTAATCAGGTTTCTTGCGCTGTTCAGTATCGTTACGGGATTGGTGGTATTAACCGGTGCGGTCATCAATAGTAAATATGTTCGCATGAAGGAAAATGTGTTATTGCGAACCATAGGTGCACGCACTAAACAGATCATAAAAATTACACTTATCGAATATGCCTACCTGGGTTTATTTTCAGCGCTTACCGGCATGTTGCTTTCCCTTGGTGGTGGCTACCTGTTAACCACCTTTTTCTTTAAAATAACCTTTGCCTTTAACGGGCTGGAAGTGGTTACTATTACGGGCGGGGTAGTATTGCTAACCATGGTCATCGGGTGGTGGAATTCGCGCGAAGTGATCGCCACTCCGCCACTTCAGGTGCTTCGAAAAGAGGGGTAA